The Coffea arabica cultivar ET-39 chromosome 3c, Coffea Arabica ET-39 HiFi, whole genome shotgun sequence genome contains a region encoding:
- the LOC140037615 gene encoding disease resistance protein RGA2-like isoform X3, with translation MAATEAEPYVGLVNVEGLLRKAESFTDGEFSGMAAKLGIEGHLDKLIRSLTTINHFIFDAETRINLSGVRSWLKEINLLFAPLDDLLDEFAYEARRPKVKLDKVGRFFSASNRNRKMSHRLKDVGSKYEGLARRASEINVANASGQHDHFRRRETDSFCARSEIMVGGADLLNLKEKILGAGNDPDLSFISIIGMAGIGKTTLAKVVYNDDDVMYHFDVKIWICVSKESNTFRILQHMLESLTHHPVDEMSIETVLLKLLERLKGKKYLLVLDDVWEQDYSMWDSFTKYLLKLGGSRGSKILVTTRLEQVADLFKPGSTYKVNFLPEEYCWKLFRQIVIEGSGRGMTQQQEEVGRTIVNSCGGLPLAVKAMASIARYRKIEDWDKLAINEAPGSEFVDDVLKLSYDNLPSISLKQCFLYCSIFPKGSLMEKDELIQLWTAQGLLNPPQGRNLSMEDLGAEYLGILVGTSILQDAELDEVDGKKFYKMHDLLHDLALSLSKYQCSIMEGEKVATDHFGVHLSVINCEVSVSEPSKNECKRLRTLRWVNSGVLGDLLAYATSLRVLIVDDWSLEELPASISKLKLLYYLDISKTKIQELPDTISTLYNLQILRLYDLIGLPKNFENLVNLRHLYIGPGHLYIEKPRDLDKLSALPSQAETVLNPSSLKACFKVHLHDNYPTENFKKLSDLPDLYSCLRIYRLENVSGYEKEKEEEKKAIKEELSRISKISTIESLRLHWNARRENCYDEGVLEDLPPHSDIKHLAIENYKGTAFPSWMQNTSEPPILHHLEKIELEDCSYCEQLPPLGHLPFLKVVKISGMVNVKSIGAEFYGLTDVDGQSSSSGSPLTARTVFPKLRELTLRELISLVEWSEPVTLSNHVCPLLEKFEVEQCPKLKRLPNVITSSHEHLRRLEVAWCDSLDCLPEGVVGLKSLEDLEARGLPSLSKLSIGHCRNLTSLTIGGISDVDNTQPLHLTEGSGELASLPEQLQYLSALKFFTISGYGGLESLPEWFSKLQFLQILKLEFCWKLMHLPEAEKMQQLKNLDELDICYCPLLEARCTKGSRPELHKISHIPRIMINFEEIKFRPLNKNKNTTNAQTQRNKEKDIEKSGNRERNEGEGEQQGRSAASSSSQLPDQSAGVGNEETLIKDSASPPKPSQQQEPTAIGSNSTDDVPSVESKDKGKGKAKLSAQTVVGGPPSRSRGIVINEGGFKEREGAGSDRTLYKADSASPPSPSLRQEKTGVASDSNDDVPVSANPSVESKGEDKSKSAGAGNERMLVQDSASLPNPPQLQEITAIGYDSNDDKPSIKSKDEVMAKLPTPTVVEFGSRQQESVGQR, from the exons ATGGCTGCAACTGAAGCTGAACCTTATGTTGGACTTGTTAATGTGGAGGGGCTCCTGCGAAAGGCAGAATCATTCACTGATGGAGAATTTAGTGGCATGGCAGCTAAACTGGGTATTGAAGGTCATCTCGACAAATTGATCCGTAGTTTGACAACGATAAACCACTTTATCTTCGACGCTGAGACGCGCATTAATCTTTCTGGAGTTAGGAGCTGGCTCAAAGAGATCAACTTGCTATTTGCCCCGTTGGATGATCTGCTCGATGAGTTTGCATATGAAGCCCGCCGGCCGAAGGTGAAGCTGGACAAAGTAGGCAGATTCTTTTCTGCCTCCAACCGAAACAGAAAGATGAGTCATAGGTTGAAAGATGTTGGCTCGAAATATGAAGGATTAGCTCGTCGCGCTTCGGAAATAAATGTGGCCAATGCAAGTGGACAACATGATCATTTCCGACGTCGGGAAACTGATTCTTTTTGTGCAAGGTCAGAAATTATGGTAGGAGGTGCTGATTTGCTAAACTTGAAAGAAAAGATACTGGGTGCTGGAAATGATCCAGATTTATCCTTCATTAGCATAATTGGCATGGCGGGCATCGGAAAAACTACCCTTGCTAAAGTAGTCTACAATGATGATGACGTGATGTATCATTTCGATGTGAAAATTTGGATCTGCGTGTCGAAAGAGAGTAATACTTTTAGGATTTTGCAACATATGTTAGAGAGTTTAACCCACCACCCCGTTGATGAAATGTCAATAGAAACAGTTTTACTGAAGCTACTAGAAAGGTTGAAAGGGAAAAAGTATCTGCTTGTTCTTGATGACGTTTGGGAACAGGATTACAGTATGTGGGATTCATTTACCAAGTATTTGCTAAAGCTTGGTGGTTCTAGAGGAAGCAAAATACTGGTAACCACTCGTCTAGAACAAGTTGCTGATTTATTTAAACCAGGTTCAACCTATAAGGTAAATTTTCTGCCAGAGGAATATTGCTGGAAATTGTTTCGGCAAATAGTAATTGAAGGAAGTGGGCGAGGAATGACCCAACAACAAGAGGAAGTGGGTAGAACGATAGTCAATAGTTGTGGAGGTCTTCCATTGGCTGTAAAAGCAATGGCAAGTATCGCACGCTACAGGAAAATTGAAGACTGGGATAAGTTAGCAATAAATGAAGCACCAGGTTCTGAATTTGTCGATGATGTCCTAAAGTTGTCCTATGATAATTTGCCTTCAATATCACTAAAACAATGCTTCCTTTATTGCTCTATTTTCCCAAAAGGCTCTCTCATGGAAAAGGATGAACTAATACAACTTTGGACGGCACAAGGATTGCTTAATCCACCGcaaggaaggaatttgagtATGGAAGATTTAGGAGCCGAGTATCTTGGTATTTTAGTGGGGACATCAATTTTGCAGGATGCTGAACTAGATGAGGTTGATGGGAAAAAATTCTACAAGATGCATGATCTTTTACATGACCTTGCTTTGTCCTTATCAAAATATCAATGCTCGATTATGGAGGGGGAAAAAGTTGCAACGGATCATTTTGGTGTACATCTATCTGTGATTAATTGCGAAGTATCCGTTTCAGAACCCTCGAAGAACGAGTGTAAAAGGCTTCGAACATTGCGGTGGGTGAACAGTGGAGTTCTTGGAGACTTGTTGGCATACGCTACTTCTCTTCGTGTCTTAATTGTGGATGATTGGTCGCTTGAGGAGTTACCAGCTTCAATAAGCAAATTAAAACTTCTATATTATCTGGACATCTCGAAGACCAAAATTCAAGAACTTCCAGATACAATTTCAACACTCTACAATTTGCAAATCTTGAGACTCTATGATCTTATAGGGCTGCCAAAGAATTTTGAGAATTTGGTTAATTTGAGACACCTTTATATTGGTCCGGGACACCTTTATATTGAGAAGCCCAGAGACTTGGACAAGTTGAGTGCCTTGCCTTCTCAAGCTGAAACAGTGCTCAATCCTTCATCTCTTAAAGCATGCTTTAAAGTTCATTTACACGACAATTATCCGACTGAGAACTTTAAAAAGTTGTCGGACCTTCCAGATTTGTATTCATGTCTCAGGATTTATCGCCTTGAGAATGTGAGTGGCTATGAGAaggagaaggaggaggagaagaaggCCATCAAAGAAGAGCTATCAAGGATATCAAAGATATCAACAATAGAAAGCCTAAGGCTTCACTGGAATGCAAGGAGGGAAAACTGCTACGATGAGGGTGTTTTGGAAGACCTTCCACCTCACTCGGACATAAAACATTTGGCAATTGAAAATTACAAAGGTACGGCATTTCCTTCCTGGATGCAGAATACAAGCGAGCCACCGATACTTCACCATCTAGAGAAGATTGAGTTGGAGGACTGCAGCTATTGTGAGCAACTTCCACCATTGGGGCACCTTCCCTTTCTCAAAGTTGTCAAAATAAGTGGGATGGTCAATGTCAAAAGTATTGGGGCCGAATTCTATGGTCTTACAGATGTCGATGGTCAAAGTAGCAGCAGTGGCAGTCCTTTGACTGCACGAACAGTGTTTCCAAAATTAAGAGAACTCACACTAAGGGAGCTGATAAGTCTAGTGGAGTGGTCTGAACCTGTAACTCTTTCAAATCATGTCTGTCCTCTTCTGGAGAAATTTGAAGTTGAGCAATGCCCCAAACTGAAACGCCTCCCAAACGTAATAACCAGCAGCCATGAGCATCTGCGCCGGCTAGAGGTTGCCTGGTGTGACAGTTTGGATTGCCTACCAGAGGGAGTTGTTGGACTTAAGTCACTCGAGGATTTAGAGGCACGTGGCCTACCATCTCTTTCAAAGCTGTCCATTGGACATTGTCGCAACCTCACAAGTTTGACAATAGGTGGCATCTCAGACGTCGACAACACTCAACCTCTGCATTTGACAGAAGGGTCAGGAGAACTTGCATCTCTGCCCGAGCAACTCCAATATCTCTCAGCTTTGAAATTTTTCACAATATCCGGTTATGGTGGACTGGAGAGTCTTCCAGAGTGGTTCTCTAAGTTACAATTCCTTCAAATTCTGAAGCTTGAGTTCTGTTGGAAGCTTATGCATTTGCCAGAAGCAGAAAAAATGCAACAACTCAAGAATTTGGATGAGCTTGATATCTGTTATTGCCCCCTTCTGGAGGCGAGGTGCACCAAAGGAAGCCGCCCAGAATTGCACAAGATCTCCCACATTCCCAGAATTATGATAAATTTTGAAGAAATCAAATTTCGCCCactaaataagaataaaaat ACAACCAACGCACAAACTCAGAGAAATAAAGAGAAAGATATTGAGAAATCTGGGAACCGAGAAAGGAATGAGGGAGAAGGGGAGCAACAAGGGAGAAGCGCAGCATCCTCTTCCTCGCAACTGCCGGATCAA AGCGCTGGAGTTGGCAATGAGGAAACGTTGATCAAAG ATAGCGCTTCTCCGCCTAAGCCATCTCAACAGCAGGAACCGACTGCTATTGGATCCAATTCTACTGATGATGTTCCTTCTGTTGAATCAAAAGAtaaaggcaaaggcaaagcgaAGCTATCCGCTCAAACTGTGGTTGGTGGTCCTCCTTCCCGCAGCCGTGGCATTGTGATTAATGAAGGAGGTTTCAAAGAG AGAGAAGGAGCTGGCAGTGACAGAACGCTTTACAAAG CAGATAGCGCATCTCCGCCTAGCCCATCTCTGCGGCAAGAAAAAACTGGTGTTGCATCTGATTCTAATGATGATGTTCCAGTATCAGCCAACCCTTCTGTTGAATCAAAAGGCGAGGATAAATCCAAG AGCGCAGGAGCTGGCAACGAGAGAATGTTGGTCCAAG ATAGCGCATCTCTGCCTAACCCACCTCAGCTGCAAGAAATAACTGCAATTGGATATGATTCTAACGATGATAAGCCTTCTATTAAATCGAAAGATGAGGTTATGGCCAAGCTGCCCACTCCAACTGTTGTAG AGTTCGGGAGCAGGCAACAAGAGAGCGTTGGTCaaag GTAG